The following nucleotide sequence is from Mycobacterium sp. Z3061.
CGGAAGCCGTGACCGCTGGCGAAGGCGTTGATCTGCCCGTTGCCCAGCACGACGTACGCGTCCGGCACCTCGGTGAGACCAAAACGCTGCGCCGCCTCGACGACCAGCCAGTAACCCTCGGGAAACTGGGTGGGCGACATCTTCACGCCGTTGGTGCGCTGGCGGCCGTAGTTCAGCCCCCGGCCGAGGAACAGCAGTACCGGCGTGGCGAGCACCGACAGCCACAACAAGCTGACCTTGCCGGACAGCACCAGCGCGCACGCGATCAGGTACAGCACGACGCTGGACGCGACGACCAGCACGAGCAGGCCGATCTCCCACGGGTGGCGCCGGGGTTGCTCACGGAAGCCGGTCGGTGGGTGCGGGTGATGGTGGGTCGGTGAATCGACGATGGCCATGGCGGTCCCTGGACTCCTGACGTCAGTCTGTGCCCGCGGATTTTGGGCGATACCAGGTTGCGTGCCGGCCCTTGGAAGGTTCTTGGGGGATTCTTGGAGTGCTGGTCAGCGCGGCGGGCCACAGACGGCCGGTGACCTGCCTCACTGTCAGCTTTCCTATCATTCGGTTATGACCGCCGGCGCGCTGAGCATCATGCGGTCGCCGGCCTTCGCGGCCGGGGACGCCGCGGCGTTCCGTGCCGCCGGATGGTGGACCGACTCGACACTGTCCGACACAGTTCGCCGCAACGCCGAACGGTCACCGGACCGGGTGGCCTACATCGACTATCCCGGCGGCGCCCTGACGTGGGCCGAATTCGACGCCGCGGCGACCGCGCTGGCCGGGCAGCTGGCCGGCTCAGGGGTCGGCCGCGGTGACCGGGTCGCGGTGTGGCACGGCGACACCGCCGCCATCCATGTTCTGTTCGTGGCCGTCGAGCGCTGCGGCGCCGTCGTCGTCGGCATCGGTGCCCGCGCCGGCACCCGCGAAGTCACCCACCTGCTGCGTGTGACCGAACCTCGAGTCCTGATCAGCGACCAGCAACGTGGCGCCGCCGCGGCGGAGGTGGCCGCGGAGCTCCGAATGGCGGTGCAGGTACTGGGCAGTGACGGCATGACGCCGCTGCTCGAGGTCGACGCGGCGGCCGCGACGCCGGGCATCGAGGCACAACTCGGCCCCGACGACGTCTTCCTGATCAACTCCACCTCTGGGACCACCGGGTTGCCCAAGTGCGTCGTGCACACCCAGAATCGTTGGCACTACTTTCATCAGAAGGCCGTCGCCAACGGGCTGTTGACACCCGAAGACATCTTTTTGCCGGTCATCCCGATGCCCTTCGGCTTTGGAATCTGGACCAGCCATACCACCCCGATCCACCTGGGAGCCACCACCGTGCTGCTGCAGCGGTTCTCCACCGCGGCCGCGTGCGAGGCGATAACCCGGCACAAAGTCACCGTAATGTGTTGTGTGAGTACTCAATTGACCATGCTGATGGCCGACCCAGTGGTGCGCGAGACCGATCTGAGCTCGCTTCGGGTGGTGTTCGCCGGTGGCGAGGCGCTGCCGTACCGGCCGGCCGCGGAGTTCGAAGAACTCACCGGCGCCAAGATTCTGCAGTTCTACGGCTCCAACGAGACGGGCCTGCTCAGCGGTACGACCTTGGATGACACACTGCACCACCGGTTGCGTACCGGTGGCCGGATCGTCCCGGAGATGAAAGTCCGCCTCTACGACGGCGACCGCGACGTCACCGGGACCGGCCGCGGCCAGCCGGCCTGCCGGGGTCCGGCAACCAGCCTGGGCTATCTCGATGGGATCGACCACGAACGGCTGTTCACCCCAGACGGGTGGATGCGGATGGGGGACATCTGCGAGATCGACGGGGACGGTTATCTCAGCGTCACCGGCCGCACGTCCGACTTCATCGTGCGGGGCGGCAAGAACATCAGCGCCGCGCAGGTCGAAGACTCCGCCATGACTCATCCCGCGATCGCGGTGGCGGCCGCGGTGGCGATGCCCGACCCGGTGTTCGGCGAAAAGGTCTGCCTTTATGCCGAACTCGTCGAGTCCCGCACCCTGGACCTGCCAGAGCTCGTCGAACATCTTCTGGCGCTGGGTGTTTCCAAGGAGCTGCTGCCCGAGCGGCTCATCGTGGTCGACGAGCTGCCCCGGTCATCGGGCGGCAAGATCGCCAAAGGTGAACTGCGAGAGAACCTTCGAGCCAGGATGGAGGCGGGCGTTATGGATGGTCCTCGAATACGGCGTGGCGGGCTGGAGGTGTGGGCGCCATCGGTGGTGCCACCGATCGGGGTGAAGCTGTCCGACGAGCAGGCGCTCGCCGTCGCCTTCCGCCATCTCGCCTCGATCGGTTTCGCCGAGAACATGGCCGGGCACATCACCTGGCAGCGGGACGGCCAGACCGACATGCTGGTCAACCCCTGGGGGCTCTGGTGGCAGGAGCTCACCGCGTCGGACATCTGCGAGGTGGACGCCGATGCCCGGGTCGTGCGTGGGCGCTGGGATGTCACGCCGGCGATCCACATCCACACCGAACTGCACCGCGTCCGCGAGGACGCCCGGGTGGTCATCCACAATCACCCCTACTACGTGTGTGTGCTGGCCGCGCTCGGCAGGCTGCCCGAGCTGGTGCATCAGACCGGGTCGCTGTTCCTGGATGACATGTGTCTGGTCGAAGCCTATGAGGGGGAGATCGATACCCCCTCGCGCGCAGCAGAACTGGTGGCCCATATCGGTAGTGCCAACCTGACGGTGCTGGCCAACCACGGCGTCATCGCCACCGGCCGCAACCTGCCCGAGGCCGTGTACCGGGCGGCGTCCATCGAACGGGTGTGCCGGATGGCCCACGACGTCCTGCTGACCGGTATCGCACCCTCGGAGATGAAGTGGTCGGACATGGTCGGCATGCGGGCCTCGCTGATCGAGCGCGCCGCGGACGTGTACTGGGCCGGTGCGGCGCGGATGACGATCAAAGCCGATCCCGATGTGCTCACCTAACCCCCGCGAGCAGACGCAAAATCGCACGGATTGCCGGGAATTTGTGCGATTTTGCGTCTGCTCGGCCACGTAAGGAGACCGGCATGAAATCGATTGACGAGTTGGCCGCCGACCTCAACTTCACCACCGCCAAGACCGGCGAGCAGCGCACCGTCACGTTGCTGCCGGATCCGCCGAGAGCGCAGCGCCGTTACACCGTCATCTCGGTGGACGACCACATCGTCGAGCCGCCCGACACCTTCACCGGTCGTCTTCCGCGGAAGTTCGCCGACCGGGCACCCACCGTGGTGGACACCCCCGAAGGCGGACAGACCTGGGTGTACGACGGTCAGGTGCTGCCTAACGTCGGCTTCAACGCCGTGGTAGGCCGGCCGGTGTCAGAGTACGGTTTCGAACCGGTCCGATTCGACGAAATGCGCAGGGGCGCATGGGATATTCATGCGCGGGTCAAAGACATGGATCTCAACGGCATCTACTCCTCACTGAACTTCCCTTCGTTCCTGCCCGGATTCGCCGGTCAGCGGCTGCAGCAGGTGACCAAGGACCGGGACCTCGCGCTGGCTTCGGTGCGGGCATGGAACGACTGGCACCTGGAAGCATGGGCGGGGCCCTACCCCGGCCGGATAATTCCGTGTCAGTTGCCATGGCTGCTGGATCCCGAGTTGGGCGCCAAGATGATCTACGAGAACGCCGAGCGCGGTTTCCACGCAATGACTTTCAGCGAGAACCCGGCGATGCTGGGATTCCCGAGCATTCACTCGGGCCATTGGGAGCCGATGATGGCGGCGTGCGCCGAGACCGGCACCGTGGTGAATCTGCACATCGGTTCTTCGGGATCGTCGCCGTCGACGACCGCGGACGCGCCACCCGACGTGCAGGGCGTGCTGTTCTTCGCCTACGCGATCTCGGCCGCGGTGGACTGGCTGTACTCCGGGCTGCCGAGCAGATTCCCCGACCTCAAGATCTGCCTGTCCGAGGGCGGGATCGGTTGGGTAGCAGGGTTACTGGACCGCCTGGACCATATGCTGAGCTATCACGAGATGTACGGCACCTGGCGTGCGCTCGGTGAAAAACTCACTCCCGCGGAGGTTTTCAAACGCAACTTCTGGTTCTGCGCCGTGGAGGACAAATCGTCGTTCGTGCAGTATGAGCGCATCGGCGTGGACAACATCATGCTGGAAGCCGACTACCCGCACTGTGACTCGACCTGGCCGCACACCCAGCAGACCATCCACGAGGAGATCGGTGAACTGCCCGACGACGTGATCCGGAAGATCACCTGGGAGAACGCTTCTCGGCTCTACCAGCACCCGGTGCCCGCCGAGGTGCAGCGGGATCCCGACGCGTTCTAACCGAGGTCGAGTTCGGCTTCCGAACAATAGACCCCGAGAACGTCGCGGGCCGAGACGATACCGAGCAGCGCGCCGTCGCGTTCGACCAGGATGTGGCGGATGTAGCGGTCCATCATCCGGGTGGCGACTTCGTCGATGGTGGCGTCAGCGTCACACCACACCAACTTGGTGCTGGCCACATCGATCGCCCGGACGGACTCGAGGTCCATCCCCGCGGCCACCGCGCGCACGACGTCACGTTCGCTCACCAACGCGCCCGGACTGTCGTCGTCGCCGACGACTATCGCGCCGACGTTCTCGGTCACCAACGCACGCGCGGCGTCGGCCAGGCTCGCGTCGGCGGCGACACGCGCTACCGGGTCGCCGGTCACAGTGGAAATCGGCAGGTTCCCCACGGAAGAAAAGGCAGTCACGCCACCATGTTCGTCAGAGCGCGCCGCTCGTCTCTAGTGACTTCCGTCCCTAAATCTGGTGGCCTTGGTTGTCGACGATAGACGCTGGTGCACGGGTCAACGATTATCTGCGAATGTATGGTCAGTGACGATGAGTAACCAGTATCCGGCCGACGCGTTTACCTCTCGGCATGCGGTTGACCCGAGACTCCGTTCCATCGCCAGATTCCTGCCCCGGGGATACGGGCTGCACCGCGGCCTGAGGGTTCCCCGCGCCTTGATGGGGCTCGCCGGCGTGACCGGGCGCGAGCGCGACGTGCCGGTCGTCGCGGTCGATGGGAATGTCACCGTCCGGATACACCGGCCGGCCGAATTGGCGCCACCTGCCCCTGCGTTGCTGTGGATCCACGGCGGTGGAACCGTCATGGGTAGCGCGGCTCAGGAGGACCGGTACTGTCGCAAGCTGTCGCACATGTCGGGTGTGGCGGTGGTCGCGGTGGAGCACCGCCTGGCGCCGGAGCATCCCTATCCGGCTCCGCTGGACGACTGCTACGCGGCGCTGCTGTGGCTGCGGCGCCAATCGTGGGTGGATCCCGACCGAATCGCGGTCGGAGGTGCGAGCGCCGGCGGTTACTTCGCGGCCGCACTGGCGCAACGCGCCCATGACCGCGAAGACGTCCGCCCGGTTTTCCAAATGCTGGTCTACCCGATGCTCGATGACCGCACCGGCGCGAAACCCGATGGACGCAAACGGATTATGTGGAGCGAGCGGGACAATCAGCTGGCTTGGCAGTGGTATCTGTCCGGAGCGGACCCCGCATCCGCAGTACCGGCGCGGCGCGACGACCTGTCCGGCCTTGCTCCGGCCTGGATCGGGGTCGGAACGCTCGACCTGTTCTATCAGGAGTGCGTCTCTTACGCGAAACGCCTGCGCGACGCCGGGGTGACCGTTCATGAGCAAATCGCCCCTGGTGCATTCCATGCCTTCGACCTGCTCGCCCCGAATGCACCGATTTCGTTGTCGTTCTTCGCCAGTCAGTGCCGGCATCTGCGCGACGCGCTCAGGTGACCCATTCCGGCTGCTCGGCGGTGTCGACCACGGAGAAGTCTTTGTGCCCCAGACCGGCCACGCAGCCACCGTCGACCACGAACTCCGAACCGGTTGAGTAGCTGGACTCATCGCTGGCGAGGTAGATGACCAGGTTCGACACTTCCTGAGGCTCGGCGATGCGGCCCAGCGCCGTCTGGAAGATGTCCTCGGGCACCCACTCGGTCATCGGTGTCCTGATCAGGCCCGGATGGATGGAGTTGACCCGGATCCCGCTGGGACCCAGCTCCAGCGCGGCCGACTTGGTCAGCCCCCGAACCGCGAATTTCGTTGCCGTGTAACCGTGGCAGGCAATCGTGCCGGCCAGGCCCTCGATCGAGGAGATGTTGATGATCGACCCGCGGCCGGCGGTCTTCATCGGTGTGACCACGGCCCGGATGCCGAGAAAGACACCGGTGAGGTTGATGTCGAGGATCCGCTGCCATTCGGAAAGCTGGTAGTCCTCGAAGGTTCCGATGTTGATGATGCCGGCGTTGTTCACCAGAATGTCGAGGCGGCCGAACTCGGACAGGGTGGTCTGCACCGCGGCGTCCCACTGGTCCGGGTCGGTGACGTCCAGATGCACGTAACGTGCGGCCTCGCCGACTTCTGCGGCGACGGCATTGCCCTCGTCGTCGAGGATGTCGCCGAACACCACCCTCGCCCCTTCGGCGACCAGAGCCCGAACATGGGACGCACCCATGCCGCGGGCCCCGCCACTGATCAAAGCGACTTTGTCGGTCAATCGGTTCGGCATGGAATCTCCTGACGGTTGGGCGCCCTGTCATGGTGGCACACCACGGTTCCCGCAAGAACGCCGCATCACCATACATACACAATCATCCGTATGGCGGCTTCACACTTCTCGAGCGCAGGCGCGCACCGGGCTTCGAAGACCTGGACCCAGCGCTACGGGCTGCCCGGTGACCGCGGTCGCGTCGTGAACGAAGCCGTTCGACTAGCGTCATCGCAATGGAGTTAAGCGGCAAGACTGTTCTGCTCACCGGCGCAACCGGCGGGCTGGGAAGAGCGATCGCCAAGGCGCTCGCACAGCGCGGAGCGCGGCTGATCGTCAGTTCGCGCAAGGCGCAGGAACTCGACGAGCTGGCGGCATCACTGTCGGGCAGCGGGCACCGGACGATTGTCAGCGATCTCGCGCAGCTCGGCGCCGCCGCGGCGCTGCTGGCCGAGGCGGGCCCCATCGACGTGCTGGTCGCCAACGCGGCGCTGCCGGCCTCGGGCAAGCTCGACAGCTTCACCGCCGAGCAGGTGGACCGGGCGCTGCGGGTCAATCTCGAGGTCCCGGTGCAGATGACCCGGGAGCTGATCCCGGCGTTCACCGCGCGAGGTTCGGGGCACTTCGTCTACATCTCGTCGATCTCCGGCAAGACCGCGACGGCACGCGCTTCGCTGTATGCGGCGACCAAGTTCGGCCTGCGCGGGTTCGCTCTGTGTCTGCGCGACGACCTGCGGCCGGCCGGTGTCGGCGTCTCAGTCGTCAGCCCGGGAGCCATCGGCGGCGCCGGGATGTTCGCCGACTCCGGGGCTTCGGCCCCTCCGCTCATCGGCACCGGAACACCCGAGCAGGTCGGGGCAGCGGTGGTGACCGCGATCGAGCGAAACCGCGGCGAGGTGACCGTTGCGCCGCTGCGGCAGCGGGCGCTGGCGCGCTTCGCGGCGAACGCTCCCGAAGTCGCCTCCCGCCTGGCCGGGGGCGTCGCGGCCAAGACGGCCGATCAGATCGCGGCCGGGCAGATCGACAAGCGCTGAAAAACTAGTGGCATCCTGGCGTCGTGGGTGTCCTGTTCCGGTTGGTCGAGTTGCTCCTGCTCGCCTTGCCGCTGATCGGCTTGATCGCGGCGGGCATCAGGGCCGTCTCGGCCATGAACCGGCGATCACGGCAGACCACGGACTCGTCGGATGACAACTCCGCGGCACCGGCCCGCGCATCCTCGGCCGGAAACCCGGCGGCGCACTGGCAGGCCATCAAACGTGCGATCGAGGCGCACGAGAAGACCGACGCGCGATGGTTGGTGTACGAACTCGATGCCACCCGACTGCTGGACTTCCCGGTGATGACCGACATGCGCGACCCGCTGACCACCGGATTCCACCGGGCCAAACTGCGCGCAGACCTGCACAAGCCGCTGCGGGCGGAGGATCTTCTCGACGACCGCGATGCCGCGCGCGAGTATCTCGACGCGGTCGAAGACTATGTGACCGCCTTTAACGCCGCGGAAGCCGAAGCGATGCGCCGGCGCAGCAGCGACTTCTCCAAAGAGGAGCGGCAGCGGCTGGCGCGGGCGCAGAGCCTGCTGCGGATCGCCGCGGATACCGCTGCCACAACCCAGGAGCGCCAGCACGCGTATCAGCTGGCGCGCACCGAACTCGACGGCCTGATCGTGCTGCCCGACAACACCCGGACCAGCCTCGAGCGCGGCATCCTCGGCGAGATCGACCGCTAATTCTTCAGGCGCACCATCCGCGTGGTGGTGCTTTCGTCGAGCTCGACGAGATCGGTGCGCGAGCGCAGGAAGTCACTGAAAGACTTGAACCCCAGCGACTTCTCGCTGAACGACGGGTTCATCCGCTTCATCTGCGCTTTGACCACCGAATTGTGCAGCCAGTCCACGTCGTCCTTCTCCAGGCCGATCCGCAGCGCGCGTTCGAGCAGGGCCGTGGCCGCCAGCTGTGGGTCCGGAGCGGGCGGCTCGTCGTCCGGTTCGCCGGAGCTCGCGCGGCGTGCGCGTTTCCTTGGCGGGCTGGCGGTGATGGGCGAAATCCCGGGCAGCGCGTCGTAGGTGACGAATTCGTCGCAGGCCGCGGCCAGCGACTGGCTGCTCGCGCCTGCCACGCCGATACCGACGACGTAGCGCCCCAGGCGTTTACACCGCTGCGCCAACGCGATGTAGTCCGAGTCGCCGCCGACGATCACCACATGTGTCAGATCGGGCAACCGGAACATGTCCTCGACCGCGTCCACGGCCAGCCGGATATCGGCGCCGTTCTTGCCGTAGGCGGCCGCCGGGAACAACTGCACCAGGTCGACGGCGCGGCCGACCAGTTGACCGTGGTAGGCCGCGTTGACCTCGGCCGACCAGTCGGCGTACGCGCGGGTCAGCACCAGCGTGCCGAAAGAGGATGCGAAATCCATGATTGCGCCCAGGTCGACCGTCGCTGCCCGCAGTTTCTCCTTGTCCAGGCCCTTGGCCTTGTCCCGCTGGAAGGTGTTGCGGCCGTGCACCTGGTCGTAACGCGAGATCACGATGTTGTCGAAGTCGAAGTACACGGCCACCCTGGTCGCGCCGGAAGCGCTGGAGTCGGTCATGCGGACATCGTCCGGCATTCGGTCGCTGACGCCAACTTCCGCGCCGTCAACGGCCGGCGTGAGACTGGATCTGGTAGGCGGTGCCACGTTCCTCGCGCACCCACAGCTCCTCGTCCGCCCCGACGGTAGTTCCCTGGGCGATCAGCTGGCGCTTGAGCACCTTGTGCGTTGCGGTGCTGGGCAGATCCGTGGCGACCCGGACGTATCGAGGTCGCGCCTTGGGGGAGAGGTCCGGCTGCGCGTCCAGGAACGACTCCAGCGATCGCGGGTCGAATGAGTTTCCCTGGTGCAAGACCACAGCCGCCATGATCTGGTCGCCCACCCGTTCGTCGGCGACGGCATATACGGCAACTCGGTTGATTGCCTTGTGGCGCAGGAGAATCCGCTCGATGGGAGCTGCCGCGAGGTTTTCGCCGTCGACCCGCATCCAATCAGCAGTACGCCCGGCAAGATAGATCCAGCCCTGGGAGTCCTTGTATGCCAGATCGCCGGACCAGTACATGCCGTGCCGCATGCGGTCGGCGTTGGCCTGCGGGTCGTTGTAGTAACCGGTGAACAGACCCGATCCCGTGGTGTTCACCAGTTCACCGACGGCGTCGTCGGCGTTGATGAGCGCACCGTGCTCATCGAACCGGGCGACGTCGCACTCGGTGACTGTCTCGCTGTTGTAGACGGCAACCCCGACGGCCCCCTTGCCGATCGAGCCGCGCGGCGTGCCTGGTTCGCGTATCACCATGACGGCGTTCTCGGTGGAGCCGAAGCCGTCCTCGACCTGTACGCCGAAGCGGCGCGCAAACTCATCGATGTCTTTCTCGTTGGCCTCGTTGCCGAACGCCACCCGCAGCGTGTTGTCCGCGTCGTCCTCGCGCCGGGGCGTGGCCAGGATGTAGGCGAGCGGCTTGCCGACGTAATTCATATAGGTGACCTGATACCGGCGGACATCGGAGAGAAAATTGCTGGCCGAGAACTTCGCCGGCACGATCGATGCCCCGGAGACCACCGCCGGCGCCCAGCCGGCGACGACCGCGTTTGAGTGAAACAGCGGCATCGACACATAGCAGGTGTCGCGCTCGGTCAGGGCGAACCGCTCGGCGAGGTTGAGCCCGGCGAAAGCCGGCATCAGGTGTGCCACCCGCACCGCCTTGGGGTTCCCGCTCGTGCCGGAGGTGAAGATCATCATGAACGGGTCCATCATCTCGACCTCCCGATGGGGGACGAGTTCGCCGGCGTCGGCGACCAGGGCGGCCCATTGCGATGTCGAGGTGTCAATGATCCGAATACCGGGCAGGTTCAACCCGTCCAGCAGCGCGCGGTGTTCCGCATCGGTCACCACGACCTGGCAGTCTGCGCGCACGATGTCGGCGGCCAGCGCTTCGCCGCGCCGGGTGGTGTTCAGCCCGCACAGGACATACCCACCCAGGCCCGCCGCCGCCATCTGGGTCAGCATGTCGGGTGTGTTTCCCAACAGCGATCCGATGTGCATCGGACGGTCACGGTCGGCGGCCGCGAGCAGGGCCGCCGCCTGAGCGCCGGCGTGCGCCAGGTACTGGCTCCAAGTCCACTGCAAATCGCCATATTTCACGGCGATGGCGGAATCCGACAGCCGTCGGCGCAGCAGCGCCTGCACAGTTTCGGTCACGAATCCGACGCTCCCGCCCGGTCGAGGTAGCTGCTGACGATATCGACGAGCAGCCGGCGCTGCCTGCCGGTGTCGACCGGCCGTTGCATCACCAGCTGGTTGGCGATCATGCCCCGCAGTGTGGTCAGCAGCAGCTCACCGATGGCGGCGTTCTGGGTCGGGCTCAGATCCCGGTCGATAGCGGCGATCAGCGTGTTGAACGTCTTGCCGAGTCTTCGGATGTGGTTGGTGGTGGGCTCGCCGCGGGTGGCACGGGTGCCGATCAGGATTTCGGTGGCCGCGCGCCCGGTAGGGCTCGACATCGCCCGCCAGGCCGCCGTCACGGCCGCCTCGACCTTTCGGTGCGTCGTGGTGTCGGCAGTCGCCGCGGGCAGCGAATTCAGCGCGTCCAGCAGTTCCTCGAACCCCTGGTCCACCACTGCCATCAACAGCCCGTCGCGGTCACCGAAGTGATACTGGATCACCCCCCAGGTGACCCCCGCTGTGTCCGCGATGTGCCGGCCGCTGGCCGCGGCAATGCCTTCGCTGAGCACAATCTGGACCGTCACATCGATCACCTGGGCGCGCGTCCGCTCGGCGCGGACCTGATTGCCGTGGGCGGGCCGCGTCGGAGCAACTCGTCCGGACATCATCACGAGATCACCTGT
It contains:
- a CDS encoding class II aldolase/adducin family protein, with product MDGPRIRRGGLEVWAPSVVPPIGVKLSDEQALAVAFRHLASIGFAENMAGHITWQRDGQTDMLVNPWGLWWQELTASDICEVDADARVVRGRWDVTPAIHIHTELHRVREDARVVIHNHPYYVCVLAALGRLPELVHQTGSLFLDDMCLVEAYEGEIDTPSRAAELVAHIGSANLTVLANHGVIATGRNLPEAVYRAASIERVCRMAHDVLLTGIAPSEMKWSDMVGMRASLIERAADVYWAGAARMTIKADPDVLT
- a CDS encoding amidohydrolase family protein, which encodes MKSIDELAADLNFTTAKTGEQRTVTLLPDPPRAQRRYTVISVDDHIVEPPDTFTGRLPRKFADRAPTVVDTPEGGQTWVYDGQVLPNVGFNAVVGRPVSEYGFEPVRFDEMRRGAWDIHARVKDMDLNGIYSSLNFPSFLPGFAGQRLQQVTKDRDLALASVRAWNDWHLEAWAGPYPGRIIPCQLPWLLDPELGAKMIYENAERGFHAMTFSENPAMLGFPSIHSGHWEPMMAACAETGTVVNLHIGSSGSSPSTTADAPPDVQGVLFFAYAISAAVDWLYSGLPSRFPDLKICLSEGGIGWVAGLLDRLDHMLSYHEMYGTWRALGEKLTPAEVFKRNFWFCAVEDKSSFVQYERIGVDNIMLEADYPHCDSTWPHTQQTIHEEIGELPDDVIRKITWENASRLYQHPVPAEVQRDPDAF
- a CDS encoding CBS domain-containing protein; protein product: MTAFSSVGNLPISTVTGDPVARVAADASLADAARALVTENVGAIVVGDDDSPGALVSERDVVRAVAAGMDLESVRAIDVASTKLVWCDADATIDEVATRMMDRYIRHILVERDGALLGIVSARDVLGVYCSEAELDLG
- a CDS encoding alpha/beta hydrolase — encoded protein: MSNQYPADAFTSRHAVDPRLRSIARFLPRGYGLHRGLRVPRALMGLAGVTGRERDVPVVAVDGNVTVRIHRPAELAPPAPALLWIHGGGTVMGSAAQEDRYCRKLSHMSGVAVVAVEHRLAPEHPYPAPLDDCYAALLWLRRQSWVDPDRIAVGGASAGGYFAAALAQRAHDREDVRPVFQMLVYPMLDDRTGAKPDGRKRIMWSERDNQLAWQWYLSGADPASAVPARRDDLSGLAPAWIGVGTLDLFYQECVSYAKRLRDAGVTVHEQIAPGAFHAFDLLAPNAPISLSFFASQCRHLRDALR
- a CDS encoding SDR family oxidoreductase translates to MPNRLTDKVALISGGARGMGASHVRALVAEGARVVFGDILDDEGNAVAAEVGEAARYVHLDVTDPDQWDAAVQTTLSEFGRLDILVNNAGIINIGTFEDYQLSEWQRILDINLTGVFLGIRAVVTPMKTAGRGSIINISSIEGLAGTIACHGYTATKFAVRGLTKSAALELGPSGIRVNSIHPGLIRTPMTEWVPEDIFQTALGRIAEPQEVSNLVIYLASDESSYSTGSEFVVDGGCVAGLGHKDFSVVDTAEQPEWVT
- a CDS encoding SDR family NAD(P)-dependent oxidoreductase; its protein translation is MELSGKTVLLTGATGGLGRAIAKALAQRGARLIVSSRKAQELDELAASLSGSGHRTIVSDLAQLGAAAALLAEAGPIDVLVANAALPASGKLDSFTAEQVDRALRVNLEVPVQMTRELIPAFTARGSGHFVYISSISGKTATARASLYAATKFGLRGFALCLRDDLRPAGVGVSVVSPGAIGGAGMFADSGASAPPLIGTGTPEQVGAAVVTAIERNRGEVTVAPLRQRALARFAANAPEVASRLAGGVAAKTADQIAAGQIDKR
- a CDS encoding NYN domain-containing protein, giving the protein MTDSSASGATRVAVYFDFDNIVISRYDQVHGRNTFQRDKAKGLDKEKLRAATVDLGAIMDFASSFGTLVLTRAYADWSAEVNAAYHGQLVGRAVDLVQLFPAAAYGKNGADIRLAVDAVEDMFRLPDLTHVVIVGGDSDYIALAQRCKRLGRYVVGIGVAGASSQSLAAACDEFVTYDALPGISPITASPPRKRARRASSGEPDDEPPAPDPQLAATALLERALRIGLEKDDVDWLHNSVVKAQMKRMNPSFSEKSLGFKSFSDFLRSRTDLVELDESTTTRMVRLKN
- the fadD1 gene encoding fatty-acid--CoA ligase FadD1; the encoded protein is MTETVQALLRRRLSDSAIAVKYGDLQWTWSQYLAHAGAQAAALLAAADRDRPMHIGSLLGNTPDMLTQMAAAGLGGYVLCGLNTTRRGEALAADIVRADCQVVVTDAEHRALLDGLNLPGIRIIDTSTSQWAALVADAGELVPHREVEMMDPFMMIFTSGTSGNPKAVRVAHLMPAFAGLNLAERFALTERDTCYVSMPLFHSNAVVAGWAPAVVSGASIVPAKFSASNFLSDVRRYQVTYMNYVGKPLAYILATPRREDDADNTLRVAFGNEANEKDIDEFARRFGVQVEDGFGSTENAVMVIREPGTPRGSIGKGAVGVAVYNSETVTECDVARFDEHGALINADDAVGELVNTTGSGLFTGYYNDPQANADRMRHGMYWSGDLAYKDSQGWIYLAGRTADWMRVDGENLAAAPIERILLRHKAINRVAVYAVADERVGDQIMAAVVLHQGNSFDPRSLESFLDAQPDLSPKARPRYVRVATDLPSTATHKVLKRQLIAQGTTVGADEELWVREERGTAYQIQSHAGR
- a CDS encoding TetR/AcrR family transcriptional regulator; this translates as MSGRVAPTRPAHGNQVRAERTRAQVIDVTVQIVLSEGIAAASGRHIADTAGVTWGVIQYHFGDRDGLLMAVVDQGFEELLDALNSLPAATADTTTHRKVEAAVTAAWRAMSSPTGRAATEILIGTRATRGEPTTNHIRRLGKTFNTLIAAIDRDLSPTQNAAIGELLLTTLRGMIANQLVMQRPVDTGRQRRLLVDIVSSYLDRAGASDS